CGACACCGAGGGCGACCTGGACGGCGGTGGCGCCGACGGCGACGAGGAGCGAGATCCGGGCTCCGTACAGGAGGCGGACGAAGAGGTCGCGGCCGGTGCCGGGTTCGACGCCGAGCCAGTGGTCGGCGCTCGCTCCGCCGAAGGAGCCGTACGGGACGCCGCCGCGGGCCGAGTCGACGAGGTCGTCGTGGTACGCGTACGGGTCCTGGCCCTCGAGCGCGGCGAGCAGCGGCGCGGCGAGGGCGAGGAGGACGAGCAGGAGGAGGACTCCGGCGGAGACGAGGGCGGCGGGGCGGGTGCGGATCCGCCGCCAGGCCTGCCGGGCGGCGCCCGTGGCGGGGGTGCCCGCCACGGGCGCCGTCGGAGCGGCGAGCGGTGTGTCGGTCGGTGCGGTCACTTGACCGCGACCTGCGAGATGTCGAGGACGCCGGTCCAGTCGCTGATGACGACGTTCTTGATGTCCTTGCCGACGAGCCGCTTGTAGACCGGGTGGAAGAGGGGCACGTCGAGCGCCTGCTCGCCGATCTTCTTGTCGAGGGCGCCCCAGCGGGCGGCGGCGGCCTGGAGGTCGGTGAGCTTGTTGATCTCGTCGATCTCCTTGTTCACCGCCGGGTCGTTCAGCTGGGCGTGGTTGTAGTTGGAGCCGTCGGCGACGATCTGGCGGCCGTCGAAGATCGGCGCGAGGAACGGGCCGCCGGCCGGCCAGTCGGCGCCCCAGCGGGAGAGGAAGAGGCCGGGCGCGTCCTTGACGCTCCAGCGCTTCTCGTTGAAGGAGTTGGGCTCCTGGCCGTCGAGCTTCACCGTGATGCCGGCCTTGCCGAGGGCCTCCTGCACGGCGGTGGCGATCTCGGGGCTGGTGGCGCGGTTCTGGGCGGTGGAGTGCAGGAGGGTGACGGTCAGCCCGTCCGGGAACCCGGCTTCCTTGAGGAGCTGCTTGGCCTTCTCCGGGTCGCCCGTCTTGCCGGCCGGGAAGTGGTCGTACGGCGTGAAGCCGAAGGACTTCTGCTCCGGCAGGAAGGTGGTGGCGGGCTCGGCGAGGGCGGAGCCGCCTGCGGCGTTGACGACGCTGGTGCGGTTGACCGCGTACGAGATGGCCTGGCGCACCTTCGGGTTGTCGAAGGGCTTCACCTTGGGGTTGAAGGCCAGGTAGTTGGTGAAGCCGAAGTGGCCGGTGCCGACGCGGGCGGCGAGCGCCTTGTCGGAGCCGATCTGGGCGAGTTCGGCCGGGCCGAGGTTGGTGTCGGTGGTGACGGCGGCGGAGTCGGCCCCGGTGGAGGTGGCGAGGCGCTGGTTGATGACGGCCTCGTCGAGCCCGGAGCGGACGTCGACGCGGTCCGGGTAGGCCTTGCGCTCCTCGTCGGTCTTCGGGTCCCAGTGCTCGTTGCGCTCCAGGACGAGCCGCTCGCCGTCGTTCTCGTTCTTCACGACCTTGTACGGGCCGGAGGAGACGGGGTGCTCCTCGTACGTGGCGCCGGTGTCCTTGGCCTGGGGGACGGGGGCGAACTGGGTCTGCGTGGCGACGAAGGGGAACTCACCCTCGGGCTTCCTCAGTTTGAAGACGATGGTCCGGTCGTCGGGCGTGACGACGGAAGCGAGCCCCTTCTTGTCTTTGTACGGGCCCTCGTACGTGTCGCCGCCGACGAGCCAGTCACGCAGGTAGGGGGCGCCGCCGGAGAGTTCGGCGGCGAAGGAGCGCTCGATGCCGTACTTGACGTCGGCGCTGGTGATGGGCGTGCCGTCCTCGAACTTCAGCCCCTCCTTGAGGGTGTACGTCCACTCCGTGGCGTCCTTGTTGGGGCGGCCGAGGTCGGTGGCGAGGTCGGGGACGACCTTGCTGCCCGCCGCGCCCGCCTCGCGGTTGCGGGTGGTGAGCGTACGGAAGACGAGGGAGGGGACGTTGCCGCCGCCGGAGGTGTAGAGGCGGGCGGGGTCGAAGTCGGTCTGGGCCTCGCTGTTGAGGACGGTGAGCGTGCCGCCCTTCTGCGGGGTGCCCGCCGCCGCCTTGCCGGCCGAGCCTCCCTTGGCGCCGGTGTCCTCGGGTCCCGCGCAGGCGGCGGCGCCCGAGGCCAGGACGAGACTGACGGCGGCCGCTGCCACGCGGCGCGAAATGACGGACGATTGA
The sequence above is a segment of the Streptomyces sp. NBC_01255 genome. Coding sequences within it:
- a CDS encoding ABC transporter substrate-binding protein, with protein sequence MRQSSVISRRVAAAAVSLVLASGAAACAGPEDTGAKGGSAGKAAAGTPQKGGTLTVLNSEAQTDFDPARLYTSGGGNVPSLVFRTLTTRNREAGAAGSKVVPDLATDLGRPNKDATEWTYTLKEGLKFEDGTPITSADVKYGIERSFAAELSGGAPYLRDWLVGGDTYEGPYKDKKGLASVVTPDDRTIVFKLRKPEGEFPFVATQTQFAPVPQAKDTGATYEEHPVSSGPYKVVKNENDGERLVLERNEHWDPKTDEERKAYPDRVDVRSGLDEAVINQRLATSTGADSAAVTTDTNLGPAELAQIGSDKALAARVGTGHFGFTNYLAFNPKVKPFDNPKVRQAISYAVNRTSVVNAAGGSALAEPATTFLPEQKSFGFTPYDHFPAGKTGDPEKAKQLLKEAGFPDGLTVTLLHSTAQNRATSPEIATAVQEALGKAGITVKLDGQEPNSFNEKRWSVKDAPGLFLSRWGADWPAGGPFLAPIFDGRQIVADGSNYNHAQLNDPAVNKEIDEINKLTDLQAAAARWGALDKKIGEQALDVPLFHPVYKRLVGKDIKNVVISDWTGVLDISQVAVK